One part of the Marispirochaeta sp. genome encodes these proteins:
- a CDS encoding phenylacetate--CoA ligase: MTAVETASKEEIKKLQLARLRNTVEYALKTPFYAERLGGIGITRKEDIQTLADLKKIPYTSKDDLRNAFPYGMLSIPLEEVVRLHASSGTTGTPTVIYHNQQDLDAWTALSARSILCTGARRSDVFQNMMTYGLFTGGLGLHYGAEAAGLLVIPASSGNTKRQFKLMKDFSTTIVHATPSYMLHLASKMESEGIDLSDLFLKKALVGAEPHSEDIRRKIEELFSIDVYNSYGLSEMNGPGVAFECVRKQGMHVWEDNYIMEIIDCDSLDPVDDGQYGELVLTTLCRQATPLLRYRTRDITAVYPDKCTCGRTHRRIQRITGRTDDMLIINGVNVFPSQIEEVIMSMPEIGTNYQIVVQKMGALDKLIVKTEVGKNIFTDDTRDLKALSSRIAENLKVSISINPTIELHEPGFLPVSEGKAVRVIDERPGI; the protein is encoded by the coding sequence ATGACAGCTGTTGAGACAGCGTCCAAGGAGGAGATAAAAAAACTCCAGCTTGCCAGGCTGCGGAATACTGTCGAGTATGCTCTTAAAACCCCGTTTTATGCCGAACGTCTCGGCGGCATTGGTATTACCAGAAAAGAAGATATTCAAACCCTGGCAGATCTCAAAAAAATACCTTACACGAGCAAGGACGACCTGAGAAATGCGTTTCCCTACGGCATGCTTTCTATTCCGCTGGAAGAGGTAGTACGTCTTCACGCATCTTCCGGAACAACCGGTACTCCAACGGTCATTTACCATAATCAACAGGATCTTGACGCGTGGACGGCCCTTTCCGCCCGTTCAATCCTGTGTACCGGCGCAAGACGGAGCGATGTTTTCCAGAACATGATGACCTATGGTCTGTTTACCGGGGGTCTTGGCCTTCATTATGGCGCAGAAGCCGCAGGTCTGCTGGTGATTCCAGCCAGCTCCGGTAATACCAAACGACAGTTCAAGCTGATGAAGGACTTCAGCACTACCATTGTGCACGCCACTCCCAGCTATATGCTTCATCTCGCCTCAAAAATGGAGTCCGAAGGCATAGACCTGAGTGATCTTTTCTTAAAAAAGGCTCTGGTTGGTGCAGAACCACACAGTGAAGATATCCGCCGTAAAATAGAAGAACTTTTTTCTATCGACGTATATAATTCCTACGGCTTGAGCGAAATGAACGGACCCGGAGTCGCCTTTGAGTGTGTCCGCAAACAGGGAATGCATGTTTGGGAGGACAACTACATTATGGAAATTATTGACTGTGACAGCCTTGACCCGGTTGATGACGGCCAATACGGAGAGCTGGTTCTGACAACACTGTGCCGTCAGGCTACCCCTCTGCTCCGCTACCGGACCCGGGATATAACTGCCGTCTATCCTGATAAGTGCACCTGCGGTAGAACTCACCGGCGAATCCAGCGAATAACCGGACGTACCGATGACATGCTGATCATTAACGGAGTGAATGTTTTTCCGTCCCAGATCGAAGAGGTTATAATGTCAATGCCCGAGATCGGCACTAATTACCAGATTGTGGTCCAAAAAATGGGGGCCCTGGATAAACTCATCGTCAAAACCGAAGTCGGCAAGAATATCTTTACGGATGATACCAGGGATCTGAAGGCCCTGAGTTCGCGAATTGCTGAGAACCTGAAGGTCTCTATCAGTATAAACCCCACTATTGAGCTTCACGAGCCGGGGTTCCTTCCCGTCTCCGAAGGTAAGGCTGTTCGGGTTATTGACGAACGTCCCGGAATTTAA
- a CDS encoding ACT domain-containing protein, with product MTIQQISVFLENKSGRLAEVTKTLGQAGVNMRAATIADTADFGILRIVVDNPQKALEALDSQGFTAKVTEVFAIELEDHPGGLAEIMELFHKTGVNIEYLYSSLENKNNKAVVIFKVDDTEHGNKIFRKHNLTAIKTF from the coding sequence ATGACGATACAGCAGATTTCCGTATTTCTGGAAAATAAGTCCGGACGCTTGGCAGAAGTTACCAAAACCCTGGGGCAGGCAGGGGTCAATATGCGAGCCGCTACGATTGCCGACACAGCAGATTTTGGCATCCTGCGAATCGTAGTCGACAATCCTCAGAAAGCTCTGGAAGCTCTGGACAGCCAAGGCTTCACGGCAAAGGTCACTGAGGTCTTCGCTATCGAACTGGAAGACCATCCCGGCGGTCTGGCGGAAATAATGGAACTTTTTCATAAAACCGGAGTCAATATAGAATACCTGTATTCATCACTGGAGAACAAAAACAACAAAGCGGTAGTAATTTTCAAGGTTGACGATACGGAACATGGGAATAAAATTTTCCGTAAACACAACCTCACTGCAATAAAGACATTTTAA
- a CDS encoding phenylacetate--CoA ligase: protein MAWDTSAEYRNPGDLQTLQLQRLQELVTRLYIRVPFYRRKFDEAGIKPQDICSLEDISKIPFTTKQELRETYPYGLLAVDESEIVEVHTSSGTTGTPVVGAYTLRDIETWSHAMARTLSMAGAGPGDVIQNAYGYGLFTGGLGVHYGARMLGANVIPISAGNTKRQLMIMRDFGTTLLTCTPSYSLFLAETAADEGIDFKALPIKAGCFGAEPWSDNMRREIEGKLNLRAHDIYGLTEIIGPGVAAECEVQDGLHINEDFFYPEIINPETGEVLPPGEKGELVFTTLTKEGTPILRYRTRDITYLYKEPCSCGRTTVKMHRLLGRTDDMLIIRGVNIFPSQIEEVLIRIEETQPHYQIVVDRGSTHLDEIEIRVEVEESFFSDETKVLEGIRSKISDEIRSSLGIGASIKLVEPKSLERSIGKAVRVIDKRQL from the coding sequence ATGGCGTGGGATACATCCGCGGAATACCGAAATCCCGGTGATCTGCAGACATTACAGCTGCAGCGGCTGCAGGAACTGGTAACCCGGCTCTATATACGGGTTCCGTTTTACCGGCGCAAGTTTGACGAAGCGGGCATAAAACCCCAGGACATATGCAGCCTGGAGGATATCAGCAAGATTCCCTTTACCACAAAACAGGAGCTGCGGGAGACCTATCCCTATGGCCTTTTGGCCGTAGATGAATCGGAGATTGTCGAGGTCCATACCTCTTCCGGGACAACCGGTACCCCTGTAGTGGGAGCATATACCCTCAGGGATATTGAGACATGGTCTCACGCCATGGCCAGGACCCTGTCTATGGCAGGTGCCGGACCCGGAGATGTTATTCAGAACGCCTACGGCTACGGACTCTTTACCGGAGGCCTTGGCGTCCATTATGGAGCCAGGATGCTCGGCGCAAATGTAATTCCAATTTCTGCCGGAAATACAAAACGTCAACTCATGATCATGCGTGATTTCGGCACCACTCTTTTAACCTGCACGCCTTCTTACTCGCTCTTTCTTGCAGAGACTGCCGCTGATGAGGGAATTGATTTTAAAGCTCTTCCCATAAAGGCTGGTTGTTTTGGAGCAGAACCCTGGAGCGACAACATGCGCAGAGAGATCGAAGGAAAGCTGAATCTTCGAGCTCATGACATTTACGGTCTTACTGAGATCATTGGTCCCGGCGTAGCCGCGGAGTGTGAAGTCCAGGACGGACTTCATATAAATGAAGACTTCTTCTATCCCGAAATAATAAACCCCGAGACAGGCGAAGTACTGCCTCCTGGAGAAAAGGGCGAACTCGTTTTTACAACGCTGACGAAAGAGGGAACCCCAATTCTTCGGTATCGGACCCGGGACATAACCTACCTGTACAAAGAGCCCTGCTCCTGCGGCAGAACCACAGTAAAGATGCACCGCCTCCTTGGACGTACCGACGACATGCTAATAATCCGCGGTGTCAATATATTCCCGTCTCAGATCGAAGAGGTTCTTATAAGGATTGAGGAGACTCAGCCCCATTATCAGATTGTTGTGGACCGCGGCAGTACACATCTGGACGAGATTGAGATTCGTGTTGAGGTAGAAGAGAGCTTCTTCAGCGATGAAACCAAGGTATTAGAAGGAATCCGCAGCAAGATATCCGATGAAATCCGGTCCAGTCTGGGAATTGGTGCCAGCATAAAGCTTGTTGAGCCGAAGTCTCTTGAGAGAAGTATTGGTAAAGCAGTCCGTGTAATTGATAAACGGCAATTATAA
- a CDS encoding indolepyruvate oxidoreductase subunit beta yields the protein MKYDIILAGVGGQGTLSVAAIIASAALKQGLVVRQSEIHGMSQRGGAVVSHLRLSDSSIDSDLIPLGNGDLLLSMEPLEALRHIEYLSPTGRLISAAEGVNNIPVYPRIESIHEAILAQPGARVIDARSIAKDAGSLKAMNIVMIGSAADSIPITQEHFLSAIDERFFSKGDKVQQANRKAFEISHADALGAGS from the coding sequence ATGAAGTACGATATTATACTTGCAGGCGTCGGCGGCCAGGGTACCTTGAGTGTTGCTGCGATTATCGCATCCGCTGCTTTAAAACAGGGGCTTGTGGTCCGCCAGTCGGAAATACACGGAATGTCTCAGCGCGGAGGTGCGGTAGTCTCACATCTCCGTCTGTCCGACAGTTCCATAGACTCTGACCTAATTCCGCTGGGGAACGGTGACCTTTTACTCAGCATGGAGCCGCTGGAAGCCCTGCGGCACATTGAGTACCTTTCGCCGACGGGCAGACTTATCAGTGCGGCTGAGGGAGTGAACAATATTCCAGTCTATCCCAGAATAGAAAGCATCCATGAGGCAATCCTTGCTCAACCAGGCGCCCGTGTTATTGATGCCCGCAGCATTGCCAAAGATGCCGGCAGTCTTAAAGCAATGAATATTGTCATGATCGGGTCGGCAGCAGACTCCATACCCATTACACAGGAACACTTTCTTTCCGCAATAGATGAGCGCTTTTTCTCCAAAGGCGACAAGGTTCAGCAAGCCAACCGAAAAGCCTTTGAGATAAGCCATGCGGATGCTCTTGGAGCCGGATCATGA